Proteins found in one Aethina tumida isolate Nest 87 chromosome 1, icAetTumi1.1, whole genome shotgun sequence genomic segment:
- the LOC109602003 gene encoding inner centromere protein isoform X14 produces the protein MINLTSFLEDLSDRTCRGLSEALKRRPQKYQGCTIAELEKKSAMVRIGENKYKKMGKCNSFETLEHNVSAEEKKSEAPEHRPPFLRRRKPPTVDKTITVKEERTNANIRKERKRLETKEKPTAGEELKVAGIKQTQKRGVGEEKKSEATEHAPTLSSRDRFPTADKTITPKEEKTKANIRKERKRLETKKKPTAGGEPKEAGIKQAEKRGEEKKSEATEHAPTFSSRDRFPTADKTIRAKEEKTKANISKERKRLETKKPTAGGELKVVGIKQVQNGGVGEEKKSEATEHAPTLSSRDRFPTADKTITPKEEKTKANIRRERKRLETKKKSTAGGELKVAGIKQAQNGGVGVEKKSEATEHAPTLSSRDRFPTADKTIRAKEEKTKANISKERKRLETKKKPTGGEEPKVVGIKQDQNGGGLMETKATEHAPTLSSRDRFPTADKTIRAKEEKTRAKFDEERKRLETRKNLTAVRQLQEKRMKLREKQNQVPIYMITELPPLPHHVCYTADDACDDESRHENPRWYLDSNFKQQELVQAGTGDTLKNTFYCRRAMTPDLREIFGSIDERKLKRTSSAHWRIPPRYTLMPAVNRLSYVEDEKDDQDDED, from the exons ATGATCAATCTAACTTCGTTTCTGGAGGATTTATCCGATAGAACTTGTCGTGGATTAAGTGAAGCACTCAAAAGGAGACCACAAAAATACCAG gggTGCACTATCGctgaattagaaaaaaaatccgCGATGGTACGAATTGGAGAAAACAAATACAAGAAAATGGGAAAATGCAACTCTTTCGAGACCTTGGAACATAATGTAAGTG CAGAAGAAAAGAAGAGCGAGGCGCCGGAACATCGTCCCCCATTCTTGAGAAGACGCAAACCTCCGACCGTCGATAAAACTATCACAGTTAAGGAGGAGAGAACAAACGCGAACATCCGCAAGGAACGCAAGAGATTAGAAACAAAGGAGAAGCCCACCGCCGGCGAAGAACTGAAAGTGGCGGGGATCAAACAGACTCAAAAAAGAGGTG TAGGGGAAGAAAAGAAGAGCGAGGCGACGGAACATGCTCCCACACTCTCAAGTAGAGACAGATTTCCGACGGCCGATAAAACTATCACACCTAAGGAGGAGAAAACGAAGGCGAACATCCGCAAGGAACGCAAGAGATTAGAAACAAAGAAGAAGCCCACCGCTGGCGGAGAACCGAAAGAGGCGGGGATCAAACAGGCTGAGAAAAGAG GGGAAGAAAAGAAGAGCGAGGCGACGGAACATGCTCCCACATTCTCGAGTAGAGACAGATTTCCGACGGCCGATAAAACTATCAGAGCTAAGGAGGAGAAAACGAAAGCGAACATCAGCAAGGAACGCAAGAGATTAGAAACAAAGAAGCCCACCGCCGGCGGAGAACTGAAAGTGGTGGGGATCAAACAGGTTCAAAATGGAGGAG TAGGGGAAGAAAAGAAGAGCGAGGCGACAGAACATGCTCCCACACTCTCGAGTAGAGACAGATTTCCGACGGCCGATAAAACTATCACACCTAAAGAGGAGAAAACGAAGGCGAACATCCGCAGGGAACGCAAGAGATTAGAAACAAAGAAGAAGTCCACCGCCGGCGGAGAACTGAAAGTGGCGGGGATCAAACAAGCTCAAAATGGAGGAG TAGGGGTAGAAAAGAAGAGCGAGGCGACGGAACATGCTCCCACACTCTCGAGTAGAGACAGATTTCCGACGGCCGATAAAACTATCAGAGCTAAGGAGGAAAAAACGAAGGCGAACATCAGCAAGGAACGCAAGAGATTAGAAACAAAGAAAAAGCCCACCGGCGGCGAAGAACCGAAAGTGGTGGGGATCAAACAGGATCAAAATGGAGGAG GATTAATGGAAACGAAGGCGACGGAACATGCTCCCACACTCTCGAGTAGAGACAGATTTCCGACAGCCGATAAAACTATCAGAGCTAAGGAGGAGAAAACGAGAGCGAAATTTGACGAGGAACGCAAGAGACTGGAGACAAGAAAGAACCTCACCGCTGTCAGACAGTTGCAGGAGAAGAGGATGAAACTGCGGGAGAAACAGAACCAAGTGCCGATCTACATGATCACGGAACTGCCCCCGCTGCCGCACCACGTCTGTTACACCGCGGACGACGCGTGTGATGACGAAAGTCGACACGAGAATCCCCGTTGGTACTTGGATTCCAACTTTAAACAACAAGAGCTGGTGCAGGCAGGGACCGGTGATACGCTCAAGAATACGTTCTACTGCCGGCGAGCCATGACGCCGGATTTGAGGGAGATCTTCGGATCGATCGACGAGAGGAAACTAAAGAGGACGTCGAGCGCCCACTGGCGCATACCTCCACGTTACACGCTCATGCCCGCAGTTAATCGGCTGTCGTACGTCGAAGATGAGAAGGATGATCAAGATGatgaagattaa
- the LOC109602003 gene encoding inner centromere protein isoform X9: protein MINLTSFLEDLSDRTCRGLSEALKRRPQKYQGCTIAELEKKSAMVRIGENKYKKMGKCNSFETLEHNVSAEEKKSEAPEHRPPFLRRRKPPTVDKTITVKEERTNANIRKERKRLETKEKPTAGEELKVAGIKQTQKRGVGEEKKSEATEHAPTLSSRDRFPTADKTITPKEEKTKANIRKERKRLETKKKPTAGGEPKEAGIKQAEKRVLEEKNEATEHAPILSSRDRFPTADKTIRAKEEKTKANIRKERKRLETKKKPTAGGEPKEAGIKQAEKRGEEKKSEATEHAPTFSSRDRFPTADKTIRAKEEKTKANISKERKRLETKKPTAGGELKVVGIKQVQNGGVGEEKKSEATEHAPTLSSRDRFPTADKTITPKEEKTKANIRRERKRLETKKKSTAGGELKVAGIKQAQNGGVGVEKKSEATEHAPTLSSRDRFPTADKTIRAKEEKTKANISKERKRLETKKKPTGGEEPKVVGIKQDQNGGGLMETKATEHAPTLSSRDRFPTADKTIRAKEEKTRAKFDEERKRLETRKNLTAVRQLQEKRMKLREKQNQVPIYMITELPPLPHHVCYTADDACDDESRHENPRWYLDSNFKQQELVQAGTGDTLKNTFYCRRAMTPDLREIFGSIDERKLKRTSSAHWRIPPRYTLMPAVNRLSYVEDEKDDQDDED, encoded by the exons ATGATCAATCTAACTTCGTTTCTGGAGGATTTATCCGATAGAACTTGTCGTGGATTAAGTGAAGCACTCAAAAGGAGACCACAAAAATACCAG gggTGCACTATCGctgaattagaaaaaaaatccgCGATGGTACGAATTGGAGAAAACAAATACAAGAAAATGGGAAAATGCAACTCTTTCGAGACCTTGGAACATAATGTAAGTG CAGAAGAAAAGAAGAGCGAGGCGCCGGAACATCGTCCCCCATTCTTGAGAAGACGCAAACCTCCGACCGTCGATAAAACTATCACAGTTAAGGAGGAGAGAACAAACGCGAACATCCGCAAGGAACGCAAGAGATTAGAAACAAAGGAGAAGCCCACCGCCGGCGAAGAACTGAAAGTGGCGGGGATCAAACAGACTCAAAAAAGAGGTG TAGGGGAAGAAAAGAAGAGCGAGGCGACGGAACATGCTCCCACACTCTCAAGTAGAGACAGATTTCCGACGGCCGATAAAACTATCACACCTAAGGAGGAGAAAACGAAGGCGAACATCCGCAAGGAACGCAAGAGATTAGAAACAAAGAAGAAGCCCACCGCTGGCGGAGAACCGAAAGAGGCGGGGATCAAACAGGCTGAGAAAAGAG TATTAGAAGAAAAGAACGAGGCGACGGAACATGCTCCCATACTCTCGAGTAGAGACAGATTTCCGACGGCCGATAAAACTATCAGAGCTAAGGAGGAGAAAACGAAGGCGAACATCCGCAAGGAACGCAAGAGATTAGAAACAAAGAAGAAGCCCACCGCTGGCGGAGAACCGAAAGAGGCGGGGATCAAACAGGCTGAGAAAAGAG GGGAAGAAAAGAAGAGCGAGGCGACGGAACATGCTCCCACATTCTCGAGTAGAGACAGATTTCCGACGGCCGATAAAACTATCAGAGCTAAGGAGGAGAAAACGAAAGCGAACATCAGCAAGGAACGCAAGAGATTAGAAACAAAGAAGCCCACCGCCGGCGGAGAACTGAAAGTGGTGGGGATCAAACAGGTTCAAAATGGAGGAG TAGGGGAAGAAAAGAAGAGCGAGGCGACAGAACATGCTCCCACACTCTCGAGTAGAGACAGATTTCCGACGGCCGATAAAACTATCACACCTAAAGAGGAGAAAACGAAGGCGAACATCCGCAGGGAACGCAAGAGATTAGAAACAAAGAAGAAGTCCACCGCCGGCGGAGAACTGAAAGTGGCGGGGATCAAACAAGCTCAAAATGGAGGAG TAGGGGTAGAAAAGAAGAGCGAGGCGACGGAACATGCTCCCACACTCTCGAGTAGAGACAGATTTCCGACGGCCGATAAAACTATCAGAGCTAAGGAGGAAAAAACGAAGGCGAACATCAGCAAGGAACGCAAGAGATTAGAAACAAAGAAAAAGCCCACCGGCGGCGAAGAACCGAAAGTGGTGGGGATCAAACAGGATCAAAATGGAGGAG GATTAATGGAAACGAAGGCGACGGAACATGCTCCCACACTCTCGAGTAGAGACAGATTTCCGACAGCCGATAAAACTATCAGAGCTAAGGAGGAGAAAACGAGAGCGAAATTTGACGAGGAACGCAAGAGACTGGAGACAAGAAAGAACCTCACCGCTGTCAGACAGTTGCAGGAGAAGAGGATGAAACTGCGGGAGAAACAGAACCAAGTGCCGATCTACATGATCACGGAACTGCCCCCGCTGCCGCACCACGTCTGTTACACCGCGGACGACGCGTGTGATGACGAAAGTCGACACGAGAATCCCCGTTGGTACTTGGATTCCAACTTTAAACAACAAGAGCTGGTGCAGGCAGGGACCGGTGATACGCTCAAGAATACGTTCTACTGCCGGCGAGCCATGACGCCGGATTTGAGGGAGATCTTCGGATCGATCGACGAGAGGAAACTAAAGAGGACGTCGAGCGCCCACTGGCGCATACCTCCACGTTACACGCTCATGCCCGCAGTTAATCGGCTGTCGTACGTCGAAGATGAGAAGGATGATCAAGATGatgaagattaa
- the LOC109602003 gene encoding inner centromere protein isoform X8 → MINLTSFLEDLSDRTCRGLSEALKRRPQKYQGCTIAELEKKSAMVRIGENKYKKMGKCNSFETLEHNVSAEEKKSEAPEHRPPFLRRRKPPTVDKTITVKEERTNANIRKERKRLETKEKPTAGEELKVAGIKQTQKRGVGEEKKSEATEHAPTLSSRDRFPTADKTITPKEEKTKANIRKERKRLETKKKPTAGGEPKEAGIKQAEKRVLEEKNEATEHAPILSSRDRFPTTDKTIRAKEEKTKANISKERKRLETKKKPTAGGEPKEAGIKQAEKRVGEEKKSEATEHAPTFSSRDRFPTADKTIRAKEEKTKANISKERKRLETKKPTAGGELKVVGIKQVQNGGVGEEKKSEATEHAPTLSSRDRFPTADKTITPKEEKTKANIRRERKRLETKKKSTAGGELKVAGIKQAQNGGVGVEKKSEATEHAPTLSSRDRFPTADKTIRAKEEKTKANISKERKRLETKKKPTGGEEPKVVGIKQDQNGGGLMETKATEHAPTLSSRDRFPTADKTIRAKEEKTRAKFDEERKRLETRKNLTAVRQLQEKRMKLREKQNQVPIYMITELPPLPHHVCYTADDACDDESRHENPRWYLDSNFKQQELVQAGTGDTLKNTFYCRRAMTPDLREIFGSIDERKLKRTSSAHWRIPPRYTLMPAVNRLSYVEDEKDDQDDED, encoded by the exons ATGATCAATCTAACTTCGTTTCTGGAGGATTTATCCGATAGAACTTGTCGTGGATTAAGTGAAGCACTCAAAAGGAGACCACAAAAATACCAG gggTGCACTATCGctgaattagaaaaaaaatccgCGATGGTACGAATTGGAGAAAACAAATACAAGAAAATGGGAAAATGCAACTCTTTCGAGACCTTGGAACATAATGTAAGTG CAGAAGAAAAGAAGAGCGAGGCGCCGGAACATCGTCCCCCATTCTTGAGAAGACGCAAACCTCCGACCGTCGATAAAACTATCACAGTTAAGGAGGAGAGAACAAACGCGAACATCCGCAAGGAACGCAAGAGATTAGAAACAAAGGAGAAGCCCACCGCCGGCGAAGAACTGAAAGTGGCGGGGATCAAACAGACTCAAAAAAGAGGTG TAGGGGAAGAAAAGAAGAGCGAGGCGACGGAACATGCTCCCACACTCTCAAGTAGAGACAGATTTCCGACGGCCGATAAAACTATCACACCTAAGGAGGAGAAAACGAAGGCGAACATCCGCAAGGAACGCAAGAGATTAGAAACAAAGAAGAAGCCCACCGCTGGCGGAGAACCGAAAGAGGCGGGGATCAAACAGGCTGAGAAAAGAG TATTAGAAGAAAAGAACGAGGCGACGGAACATGCTCCCATACTCTCGAGTAGAGACAGATTTCCGACGACCGATAAAACTATCAGAGCTAAGGAGGAGAAAACGAAAGCGAACATCAGCAAGGAACGGAAGAGATTAGAAACAAAGAAGAAGCCCACCGCTGGCGGAGAACCGAAAGAGGCGGGGATCAAACAGGCTGAGAAAAGAG TAGGGGAAGAAAAGAAGAGCGAGGCGACGGAACATGCTCCCACATTCTCGAGTAGAGACAGATTTCCGACGGCCGATAAAACTATCAGAGCTAAGGAGGAGAAAACGAAAGCGAACATCAGCAAGGAACGCAAGAGATTAGAAACAAAGAAGCCCACCGCCGGCGGAGAACTGAAAGTGGTGGGGATCAAACAGGTTCAAAATGGAGGAG TAGGGGAAGAAAAGAAGAGCGAGGCGACAGAACATGCTCCCACACTCTCGAGTAGAGACAGATTTCCGACGGCCGATAAAACTATCACACCTAAAGAGGAGAAAACGAAGGCGAACATCCGCAGGGAACGCAAGAGATTAGAAACAAAGAAGAAGTCCACCGCCGGCGGAGAACTGAAAGTGGCGGGGATCAAACAAGCTCAAAATGGAGGAG TAGGGGTAGAAAAGAAGAGCGAGGCGACGGAACATGCTCCCACACTCTCGAGTAGAGACAGATTTCCGACGGCCGATAAAACTATCAGAGCTAAGGAGGAAAAAACGAAGGCGAACATCAGCAAGGAACGCAAGAGATTAGAAACAAAGAAAAAGCCCACCGGCGGCGAAGAACCGAAAGTGGTGGGGATCAAACAGGATCAAAATGGAGGAG GATTAATGGAAACGAAGGCGACGGAACATGCTCCCACACTCTCGAGTAGAGACAGATTTCCGACAGCCGATAAAACTATCAGAGCTAAGGAGGAGAAAACGAGAGCGAAATTTGACGAGGAACGCAAGAGACTGGAGACAAGAAAGAACCTCACCGCTGTCAGACAGTTGCAGGAGAAGAGGATGAAACTGCGGGAGAAACAGAACCAAGTGCCGATCTACATGATCACGGAACTGCCCCCGCTGCCGCACCACGTCTGTTACACCGCGGACGACGCGTGTGATGACGAAAGTCGACACGAGAATCCCCGTTGGTACTTGGATTCCAACTTTAAACAACAAGAGCTGGTGCAGGCAGGGACCGGTGATACGCTCAAGAATACGTTCTACTGCCGGCGAGCCATGACGCCGGATTTGAGGGAGATCTTCGGATCGATCGACGAGAGGAAACTAAAGAGGACGTCGAGCGCCCACTGGCGCATACCTCCACGTTACACGCTCATGCCCGCAGTTAATCGGCTGTCGTACGTCGAAGATGAGAAGGATGATCAAGATGatgaagattaa
- the LOC109602003 gene encoding inner centromere protein B isoform X4 — protein MINLTSFLEDLSDRTCRGLSEALKRRPQKYQGCTIAELEKKSAMVRIGENKYKKMGKCNSFETLEHNVSAEEKKSEAPEHRPPFLRRRKPPTVDKTITVKEERTNANIRKERKRLETKEKPTAGEELKVAGIKQTQKRGVGEEKKSEATEHAPTLSSRDRFPTADKTITPKEEKTKANIRKERKRLETKKKPTAGGEPKEAGIKQAEKRVLEEKNEATEHAPILSSRDRFPTADKTIRAKEEKTKANIRKERKRLETKKKPTAGGEPKEAGIKQAEKRVLEEKNEATEHAPILSSRDRFPTTDKTIRAKEEKTKANISKERKRLETKKKPTAGGEPKEAGIKQAEKRVGEEKKSEATEHAPTFSSRDRFPTADKTIRAKEEKTKANISKERKRLETKKPTAGGELKVVGIKQVQNGGVGEEKKSEATEHAPTLSSRDRFPTADKTITPKEEKTKANIRRERKRLETKKKSTAGGELKVAGIKQAQNGGGVEKKSEATEHAPTLSSRDRFPTADKTIRAKEEKTKANISKERKRLETKKKPTGGEEPKVVGIKQDQNGGGLMETKATEHAPTLSSRDRFPTADKTIRAKEEKTRAKFDEERKRLETRKNLTAVRQLQEKRMKLREKQNQVPIYMITELPPLPHHVCYTADDACDDESRHENPRWYLDSNFKQQELVQAGTGDTLKNTFYCRRAMTPDLREIFGSIDERKLKRTSSAHWRIPPRYTLMPAVNRLSYVEDEKDDQDDED, from the exons ATGATCAATCTAACTTCGTTTCTGGAGGATTTATCCGATAGAACTTGTCGTGGATTAAGTGAAGCACTCAAAAGGAGACCACAAAAATACCAG gggTGCACTATCGctgaattagaaaaaaaatccgCGATGGTACGAATTGGAGAAAACAAATACAAGAAAATGGGAAAATGCAACTCTTTCGAGACCTTGGAACATAATGTAAGTG CAGAAGAAAAGAAGAGCGAGGCGCCGGAACATCGTCCCCCATTCTTGAGAAGACGCAAACCTCCGACCGTCGATAAAACTATCACAGTTAAGGAGGAGAGAACAAACGCGAACATCCGCAAGGAACGCAAGAGATTAGAAACAAAGGAGAAGCCCACCGCCGGCGAAGAACTGAAAGTGGCGGGGATCAAACAGACTCAAAAAAGAGGTG TAGGGGAAGAAAAGAAGAGCGAGGCGACGGAACATGCTCCCACACTCTCAAGTAGAGACAGATTTCCGACGGCCGATAAAACTATCACACCTAAGGAGGAGAAAACGAAGGCGAACATCCGCAAGGAACGCAAGAGATTAGAAACAAAGAAGAAGCCCACCGCTGGCGGAGAACCGAAAGAGGCGGGGATCAAACAGGCTGAGAAAAGAG TATTAGAAGAAAAGAACGAGGCGACGGAACATGCTCCCATACTCTCGAGTAGAGACAGATTTCCGACGGCCGATAAAACTATCAGAGCTAAGGAGGAGAAAACGAAGGCGAACATCCGCAAGGAACGCAAGAGATTAGAAACAAAGAAGAAGCCCACCGCTGGCGGAGAACCGAAAGAGGCGGGGATCAAACAGGCTGAGAAAAGAG TATTAGAAGAAAAGAACGAGGCGACGGAACATGCTCCCATACTCTCGAGTAGAGACAGATTTCCGACGACCGATAAAACTATCAGAGCTAAGGAGGAGAAAACGAAAGCGAACATCAGCAAGGAACGGAAGAGATTAGAAACAAAGAAGAAGCCCACCGCTGGCGGAGAACCGAAAGAGGCGGGGATCAAACAGGCTGAGAAAAGAG TAGGGGAAGAAAAGAAGAGCGAGGCGACGGAACATGCTCCCACATTCTCGAGTAGAGACAGATTTCCGACGGCCGATAAAACTATCAGAGCTAAGGAGGAGAAAACGAAAGCGAACATCAGCAAGGAACGCAAGAGATTAGAAACAAAGAAGCCCACCGCCGGCGGAGAACTGAAAGTGGTGGGGATCAAACAGGTTCAAAATGGAGGAG TAGGGGAAGAAAAGAAGAGCGAGGCGACAGAACATGCTCCCACACTCTCGAGTAGAGACAGATTTCCGACGGCCGATAAAACTATCACACCTAAAGAGGAGAAAACGAAGGCGAACATCCGCAGGGAACGCAAGAGATTAGAAACAAAGAAGAAGTCCACCGCCGGCGGAGAACTGAAAGTGGCGGGGATCAAACAAGCTCAAAATGGAGGAG GGGTAGAAAAGAAGAGCGAGGCGACGGAACATGCTCCCACACTCTCGAGTAGAGACAGATTTCCGACGGCCGATAAAACTATCAGAGCTAAGGAGGAAAAAACGAAGGCGAACATCAGCAAGGAACGCAAGAGATTAGAAACAAAGAAAAAGCCCACCGGCGGCGAAGAACCGAAAGTGGTGGGGATCAAACAGGATCAAAATGGAGGAG GATTAATGGAAACGAAGGCGACGGAACATGCTCCCACACTCTCGAGTAGAGACAGATTTCCGACAGCCGATAAAACTATCAGAGCTAAGGAGGAGAAAACGAGAGCGAAATTTGACGAGGAACGCAAGAGACTGGAGACAAGAAAGAACCTCACCGCTGTCAGACAGTTGCAGGAGAAGAGGATGAAACTGCGGGAGAAACAGAACCAAGTGCCGATCTACATGATCACGGAACTGCCCCCGCTGCCGCACCACGTCTGTTACACCGCGGACGACGCGTGTGATGACGAAAGTCGACACGAGAATCCCCGTTGGTACTTGGATTCCAACTTTAAACAACAAGAGCTGGTGCAGGCAGGGACCGGTGATACGCTCAAGAATACGTTCTACTGCCGGCGAGCCATGACGCCGGATTTGAGGGAGATCTTCGGATCGATCGACGAGAGGAAACTAAAGAGGACGTCGAGCGCCCACTGGCGCATACCTCCACGTTACACGCTCATGCCCGCAGTTAATCGGCTGTCGTACGTCGAAGATGAGAAGGATGATCAAGATGatgaagattaa